From the genome of Candidatus Borkfalkia ceftriaxoniphila:
AGATCTGATCCGCAAGAGCGATATTGCCTTTTACCAGCGCACAAAGCAGGGGATCGTATTGCGAGCGTTTCGAGTCGCCTTTGATTTTTCGGGCGAGAAGTACGAACTTCGCCGCGACGGAGAGATGAGCGAAACCGAATGGCTGCGAATTTTTTATAATGCGAATCGTACAACGGCAATCTATTCGCGGCTAAAATCGAATTACAATCCGTACTCGGGATGTACAACGATCACGGAAAGGCAATGGCGTAAGAAAAAATTATTCCAACGAATTGCAGATTTTAACCTATTGGAGCAGGAAACGAAAGGCACGTTATTGGAAGGCTATACAAAGTATTTCGAATTATCGCAGGGCTACATTACAGACGAAGTACTGCAAGCGATACTGCTTTTGGCTCTGTTCGACACGCCCGCATTGAAAGAAGTGATAAAGGCGGGGTATTACGGGATCGCAAAAGACTATATTTTTTCGTTTACCGACGAAGGATCGAATTTCGGGAAAATCATCAAGAAAAGATGCCGCACGCTCAAAGACTTTTTTGAAATTGAGATATCCAAACTCGACGCACTGACGGAAGAAGAGAAAGCCTCGCTGAAAACAACGGATATCCCCATAATTAGGCGGCTCGTGAAAGCAGACGTCGGTATCACGCGCGATAAACTCGAAATATGCCGCAATCACCATTTTAACGAATTTGCGGACAGATGCGATGCAGAGCGCTTGCGTCGAACTCTGAAATATTTGAACAGACAGGAAATCGCAAAGTGCAACGTTCTTGGTGACTACTTCGATTATATAGAGCAGGCAGAGCGTCTGCACCTGAACATGGCAGAC
Proteins encoded in this window:
- a CDS encoding PcfJ domain-containing protein, which encodes MIFEGYEFDASYRPADYESRIREGMPFGVAFYLDQKYVFDENDIFLLESPKKDGIVIYCPQHGKIFEEDKKALMSQGCGCHAGNVSRMQDVCPYERTCAQSCYLKNAVYEHKDLIRKSDIAFYQRTKQGIVLRAFRVAFDFSGEKYELRRDGEMSETEWLRIFYNANRTTAIYSRLKSNYNPYSGCTTITERQWRKKKLFQRIADFNLLEQETKGTLLEGYTKYFELSQGYITDEVLQAILLLALFDTPALKEVIKAGYYGIAKDYIFSFTDEGSNFGKIIKKRCRTLKDFFEIEISKLDALTEEEKASLKTTDIPIIRRLVKADVGITRDKLEICRNHHFNEFADRCDAERLRRTLKYLNRQEIAKCNVLGDYFDYIEQAERLHLNMADEQVLYPKDLSRAHSRTSSLVQYETAKELCAKFEEKASEYQSYCFRQRNISLRPIRTIAELKYYATLFSNCSAGYADRIVAGNSMIFVAVDRRQPKKPFYMLEYNPHTERIVQCRGYDNKGGRDSDPQIASFCEQWLSFIKERKQIRVKIAG